Below is a window of Streptomyces sp. NBC_00223 DNA.
TCCCGCCGCCGCGACCCCTTCCCGCCGTCGCGCTGCCGGGCTCCCGCACCCGGAAGACCCTGTGGCGCACCCGGAAAACCCTCCGGCAAAAGGGTGAGAGACTGGGACGCATGCCTGCACCCGGTGAACTGACTTTCGCCGTGCCGCGCGGAGTCAAGAAGCCGCCGCGGCACCTCGCCGACCTCTCGCCCGCGGAGCGGAAGGAGGCGGTGGCCGCGCTCGGGGAGAAGCCCTTCCGGGCCAAGCAGCTCTCGCAGCACTACTTCGCCCGCTTCACCGACGACCCGGCCGCCTGGACCGACATCCCGGCGGCGGCCCGCGGCAAGCTCGCCGACGACCTGCTGCCCGAGCTGATGACCGTCGTCCGGCACGCGTCCTGCGACGACGGTGACACCCGCAAGACGCTGTGGCGGCTCTTCGACGGCACGCTCGTCGAGTCCGTGCTGATGCGCTACCCGGACCGGGTGACGATGTGCATCTCGTCACAGGCCGGCTGCGGGATGAACTGCCCCTTCTGCGCGACCGGTCAGGCCGGTCTCGACCGCAATCTGTCGACCGCCGAGATCGTGCACCAGATCGTCGCGGGCATGCGCAGCCTGCGCGACGGCGAGGTGCCCGGGGGCCCGGCCCGGCTGTCGAACATCGTCTTCATGGGCATGGGCGAGCCGCTCGCCAACTACAACCGGGTGATCGGCGCCATCCGCCGGCTGACCGACCCCGAGCCCGACGGCATCGGCCTGTCGCAGCGCGGTATCACCGTCTCCACGGTCGGTCTGGTCCCGGCGATGTACCGGTTCGCCGACGAGGGCTTCAAATGCCGCCTCGCGGTCTCCCTGCACGCGCCCGACGACGAGCTGCGCGACACCCTCGTGCCCGTCAACACCCGCTGGAAGGTCCGCGAGGTCCTGGACGCCGCCTGGCACTACGCCGAGGTCTCCGGCCGCCGTATCTCCATCGAGTACGCGCTGATCCGGGACATCAACGACCAGGCGTGGCGCGCCGACCGGCTGGGCCGGATGCTCAAGAACCACCGGGTGCACGTCAATCTGATCCCGCTCAACCCCACTCCGGGCTCGAAGTGGACGGCCTCCCGCCCCGAGGACGAGCGGGCGTTCGTGGCCGCGCTGGAGGCCCACGGCGTGCCGGTGACCGTACGGGACACCCGCGGCCAGGAGATCGACGGCGCGTGCGGACAGCTGGCTGCGGCGGAACGCTGACCTGCTGCTATCGTGCACGGGTAGTCCGACCTTCACACAAATGAACATTCCGACAGGGGAGCGCCTGAGACGGCGCTGAGAGTGCGGCCCCCGAGGCCGCAGACCCTCGGACCTGATCCGGGTCATACCGGCGTAGGGAGTCAGCCTCATGAACACCATCCGTCGGCGTGCCATCGGCGCGCTCGTCCTGGCCACCGCGGGCGTCACGGCCCTCGCGGGCTGCGGCAGCGACTCCGGGTCGTCCGGGTCTTCCGGCACCAAGGGCGCGAACTCCAAGACGGTCACGCTGGTCAGCCACGACTCCTTCGCGGCGTCCAAGTCCGTGCTCGCGGAGTTCACCAAGGAGACCGGCTACACCGTCAAGGTGCTGCGCGGCGGTGACGCGGGCGCGGCCGTCAACCAGGCGATCCTCACCAAGGGCCACCCCCGCGGCGACGTCTTCTTCGGCGTCGACAACACGCTGCTCTCCCGCGCCCTCGACAACGGCCTGTTCGACCCGTACGAGGCCAAGGGCCTCGACCAGGTGTCCGCCGACGTCCAACTCGACGCGGACAAGCACCGGGTGACCCCGATCGACTCGGGCGACGTCTGCGTCAACTACGACCGCGCGTACTTCGCCGCGCATCACCTCGCGCCGCCGGAGACCTTCGCCGACCTGGTCAAGCCCGAGTACAAGAACATGCTGGTCACCGAGAACGTCGCCACCTCCTCACCGGGCCTGGCCTTCCTGCTCGGCAGCGCGGCCACCTTCGGCGACGACGGATGGCAGGGCTACTGGAAGCAGCTCAAGGCCAACGGCGTCGAGGTGGTGGACGGCTGGGAGCAGGCGTACGACGACCGCTTCTCCGGGTCGTCGGCGGGCAAGAAGGCCAAGGGCGACCGTCCGCTGGTCGTCTCCTACGCTTCCAGCCCGCCCGCCGAGGTGGTCGGCGTCAGCCCCGAACCCGCGCAGTCGCCGGTCGGTGTGTCCACGGGCACCTGCTTCCGGCAGATCGAGTTCGCCGGGCTGCTGCACGGCGCGAAGAACACCGAGGGCGGCAAGGCGCTGATCGACTTCCTGCTGAGCAAGGAGTTCCAGCAGGACATGCCGCTCCAGATGTACGTCGACCCGGTCCGCCGGGACGCCGCCGAGCCGGAGCTGTTCACCAAGTACGGGGCGCGGATCGACCACCCGACGACGCTGGCGCCGGAGAAGATCGCCGCCGAGCGGGACACCTGGGTCAAGGCGTGGAACTCGATCGTCCTGTAATCGCACCGGAAGGGCCGCCGGCACCGCCTGAGCAGCCCGAGCGGCCGACGCCCTCGGCGCGGTCCGCACGTCCGGCCCGCCGAGCGGTCCCGCGTGTCTCGCGCGGGACCGCTGTCCGGCTCGCCCTGATGGCCCTGCCCGCCGCCTTCTTCGCGCTCTTCTTCGCCTACCCGGTCGCCACGATCGTCGGGCGCGGTCTGCGCCAGGACGGCGGCTGGCGGCTCGGCCGGATCGGCGACGTGCTCGGCGACGGCTCGATCAGGCACGTCCTGTGGTTCACCTGCTGGCAGGCGGCCGCCTCCACCGCGCTGACGCTGGCGGTCGCGCTGCCGGGCGCGTATGTCTTCGCGCGTCTGGACTTCCCCGGCAAACGGCTGCTGCGGGCGGTCGTCACCGTGCCGTTCGTGCTGCCGACCGTCGTCGCGGGCTCCGCCTTCCTGGCCCTGCTCGGGCACAACGGCTTCACCGACGCGCTCTTCGGCGTCCGGCTCGACACCTCGGTGTGGGCGATCCTCATCGCCCATGTCTTCTTCAACTACGCGGTCGTCGTCCGTACGGTCGGCGGGCTGTGGGCGCAGCTCGACCCGCGGCAGGAGGAGGCGGCACGGATGCTGGGCGCGAGCCGCTTCGCCGCCTGGCGGCGAGTCGTGCTGCCCGCGCTCGGGCCGTCCGTGGCGGCGGCCGGGCTGATGGTCTTCCTGTTCACCTTCACCTCCTTCGGAGTGATCCAGGTGCTGGGCGGGCCGACGTACTCCACGCTCGAAGTCGAGATCTACCGGCAGACCGCCGAGATGCTGGACCTGCCGACCGCCGCCGTGCTGACGCTGGTGCAACTCGCCGCGGTGGTCGCGATCCTGACCGTGCACGCCTGGACGGTACGGCGCCGCGAGTCGGCGCTGCGGCTGGTGGACGCCGCCCGCACCGCGCACCGGCCGCGCGGAAGGGGTGAGTGGGCGCTGCTCGGCGCGGTGCTCGCCGTGATCGCGCTGCTGATCCTGCTGCCGCTCGGTGTGCTCGCCGCCCGCTCGCTCGACGCGCCCGGCGGCTACGGCTTCGGCTTCTACCGCGCCCTCGGCTCCTCCGGTGACGGCACCTTCCTGGTCGCGCCCCTGGAGACGGTCTGGAACTCGCTGCGGTACGCGGCCGTCGCCACCGTCATCGCCCTCGTGATCGGCGGGCTGGCCGCTGCGGCGCTCACCCGCCGGGCCGGCCGGTTCGTCCGCGGCTTCGACGCGCTGCTGATGCTGCCGCTGGGCACCTCGGCGGTCACCGTCGGCTTCGGCTTCCTGATCACCCTGGACACGCCGCCGCTCGATCTGCGGGACTCCTGGCTGCTGGTGCCGCTCGCCCAGGCGCTGGTCGGCGCGCCCTTCGTGATCCGGGTCATGCTGCCGGTGCTGCGGGCCGTCGACCACCGGCTGCGGGAGTCCGCGGCGGTGCTCGGCGCGTCCCCGGTGAAGGTCTGGCGCGAGGTCGAACTCCCCATCGTCGGGCGGGCGCTGGGCATCGCGGCCGGCTTCGCCTTCGCGGTGTCACTGGGCGAGTTCGGCGCGACCGTCTTCATCGCCCGGCCCGACAGCCCCACCCTCCCGGTCGCCGTCGCCCGGCTGCTGGGCCGGGCCGGGGAGGTCAACTACGGCCAGGCGATGGCCCTGAGCACCATCTTGATGCTGGTCTGCGCCGCGTCGCTGCTGATCCTGGAGAACCTCAGGACCACCGCACCCACCGGGGAGTTCTGACGATGACCACCACGACCGCGCTGCTCGGTATCGAGGCCGCGACCGTACGCTTCGGGGCCAGGACCGCGCTGGACGCCGTCGACCTGGAGGTCGCCGCGCACGAGATCGTCTGTGTGCTCGGGCCCAGCGGCAGCGGCAAGTCCACGCTGCTGCGGGCCGTCGCGGGCCTCCAGCACCTCGACGGCGGGCGGGTGCTGCTGGACGGCGCCGATCAGACGGGGGTGCCCGCACACCGCCGCGGGGTCGGGCTGATGTTCCAGGACCACCAGCTCTTCCCGCAGCGCGACGTCGGCGGCAACGTCGGCTTCGGGCCGCGGATGCGCCGCGAGCCGCGCGACCGGCGCGAGCGCCGGGTCGCCGAACTCCTCGACCTCGTGGGCCTGCCCGGCGCCGGCGGGCGCGCGGTCGCCACGCTCTCCGGCGGCGAGCAGCAGCGGGTCGCGCTGGCCCGCGCGCTCGCCCCCGAGCCGCGGCTGCTGATGCTCGACGAACCCCTCGGACAGCTCGACCGCTCGCTGCGCGAACGGCTCGTCGTCGAACTCCGCCAGCTCTTCCGTCGGTTGGGCACGACCGTGCTGGCCGTCACCCACGACCAGGGCGAGGCGTTCGCGCTCGCCGACCGGGTCGTGGTGATGCGCGACGGGCGGATCGCCCAGTCCGGTACGCCGCTCGATGTCTGGCAGCGGCCCGCGTCGGAGTTCGTCGCGCGCTTCCTCGGCTTCGACAACATCGCCGACGGCGAGGTCAGCGGCGGCACGGCCGTCACGGAGTGGGGCAAGGTGCCGGTGCCCGACGGCACTTCGGAGGGCGTGGTCCGGCTGATGGTCCGCCCCGGCGGCGTACGGCTCGGCCCGCCCGAGGGGGCGCTGCGCTGCGAGGTGGTCGCGCGGACCTTCCGCGGCGGGCATGTCGGCGTACTGCTGCGGCCCGAACGCGGACCCGCGCTGGACGCCGAGTGCGGACTGCGGGACGCGCCGGAGGTGGGAGCGGTGGTCGGCGCGACCTTCGTCCCGCAGGACGTGGTCGTCCTCACGCCGCCGTGAGCCGGGCCAGCGCGCCGGGAACCTCCGTGACGCTGTCCACCAGCGCGATCCGGCCGGCCATCGCCCGGTCCCGCGCCAGCGCTTCGAGCAGCGGCCACACGGGGAGTTCGGTCGTCCAGTGCGCCCGGTCGACCAGCACCAGCGGCACCGGCCCGCCGAGCGAACCGTAGTAGTTCGGCGTCGCCGCGTCGAAGACCTCCTGCACGGTCCCGGCCGCGCCCGGCAGGAACACCACGCCCGCCGTGCAGCGCGAGAGCAGACCGTCCTCGCGGGTGGCGTTCGCGAAGAACTTCGCGATGCCGGAGGCGAAGGCGTTCGACGGCTCCTGGCCGTAGTGCCAGGTGGGCAGCCCGTACGAGGGGCCGCCGTCGGGCCAGCGGTCGCGTACGGCGAAGGCCGTGTCCGCCCAGGCGCTCACCGAGGGGAGGAAGGACGGACTCCCGGCGAGGACGTTCAGCGCCTTGCCGAGCATCACGTCGTCGTAAGGGGCCGCGTAGGCACCGAAATTGGCGGCCTCCATCGCGCCCGGGCCGCCGCCGGTCGCCACGGTCAGCCCCGCGCGGGCCAGTTCACGGCCGAGCCGCGCCGCGCCCGCGTACGCCGGGGCGCCCCGTTCCATCGCGTGCCCGCCCATCACGCCCACGACGCGCGCCCCGCGCAGATGCCTGTCGAGGGTGTCGGACATCGCGTCGTCGTGGATCGAGCGCAGCATCGACGCGAAGACGTCGCCGCCCCGCGCGGTGTCGCGGTACCAGCCGTACGTCAGGGCGTCCGGCGTCCCCTCGTACCCGCTCTCGGCGAGCCCCGCGTAGAGCTCGTCCGGGCTGTACGGCGCCGCGCGGTACGGGTTGAACGGCAGGTCGGGCACGGGCGGGAAGACCAGGCCGCCGCCGGCCCGGATGTGGACGAGGGCCTGCTCCTCCATCGGGCAGCCCAGGAAGACGGCGTCCGAGGTGTCCGTGACCAGCAGGGCGAACGTCCGCTCGGTCAGATCGAGCGACTGCACCCGGCACCCGGCGAACGACCCGCCGAGCGCCACCCGGTCGAACTCCTCAAGGCTTCCCACCTCCCGCCCGCCGGAACGCTTGACGGACGACGGTTCCTCGGATTCAGGCATCTGTGGGACCACCCCAGCACGATAGCCCTCCGGACCCGCGCCCGTGGCACTGGGTGCCGTGCGGCGTGCGGGGGACAGCGCTGAAGTGCGCCCGCCCGTCCGGCCGTTGAGGGCGCGGGCCCGGTGTTCACCCCGGGCCGACGGCCACCCGGACGGGCTCAGCCCAGCCTGGAGAGCGCGGCCACCGCCACCGTGGCCGGCAGCAGCACCGCGACCAGCACCCCCACCCGCAGGGCCGCCGCCGAGCGGACCATCACCCGCGACGCGCCCATCTCCCGCAGCGTGCCCGTCGCGGGCGTCCGGGTCCGGCGCGACTCCGCCACCGCGAGCGCCGTCGTGGCCACCACGCACGCGGCGACCAGCACCGCCGCGAACTGACTCACCGGCCCCACCGGATGATCGCTGTCGCGCAGCGGACCGTACGCCGCCAGGCCCGCCGCGGCGGTCGCGCACAGCAGCCCCAGCGGCCGGCCGAGCCGCCGCGCCTCCTGCTGGAGCGCCCGCCCGGACAGCAGCCGCAGGGCGCCCGGCCGGAAGGCGGCCAGCACCCGCCCGCACGCGTGCATCAGACCGGGCGCGGCCAGCATCATGCCCACGGTCGTCACGATCCAGCCGCCGACGGCCACCGGGGGAATCGTCCCGAGGCCGCTGGGCAGCGGCACGTCGTGCCCCCCGGGGGCCGTCACCTCGACGGCCAGACCGACCGCCGTCAGCGCGACGCCCCACGGCAGGCCGCCCGGCGCCTCCGCCGAGGGCGCCCGCTCCGGACGCAGCGCGGCCGTACGCACCGCCGCCGACGCCACCGGCACCAGGGCCAGCAGGGTGATCGCTCCGGCCAGCGGCAGCGGCCGGCCCGCCGCGAGCAGTTCGGGACCGACCCCGTCGAACGGCACCCCGGTCACATCGCCGCGCAGTTGCAGGAAGACCAGCAGCGCCACCGCGCTCCCGGCCGCGCACACCGCCGCCGCGGTCGCCGCCGACAGCAGCACCAGCCCGATCCTGCCGAGCCCGACCGCGGCCAGGCCGGAGCGCGGCCAGCCCCCCGGCTGCGCCCGGGCGACCATGACCGCGAGCTGCACGGTCACCGCGACCGGCACCGCGCACCAGCCGAGCCGTGCCAGCGCGTCCGACGCGCCGTGCTGGGGATGGTCCAGCGCCCAGCCGAGCGCGGACAGCAGCAGCAGACCGGTACCGGCCGAGGCCGCGGCCACCAGGGCCCAGCGTCCGAAGGCCGCGAGCCGGGCCCCGCGCAGCACCCGCAGACTCAGCACGCCGCCACCACCCGTCCCGCCGAAGGCGTTCTTCCGCCGGTCCGTCCCCCGCCGGGAGGTCTCGTGTCGAGGCGGCTCATACCGGGGTGTCTCATACCGAGGCCGGCCGGGGGCTGTCGAGGTCACGGTCCTGGGCGGGCATGGGCGCGCCGAGCCGGCCGTCGATCAGCGGGACCGTCCGG
It encodes the following:
- the rlmN gene encoding 23S rRNA (adenine(2503)-C(2))-methyltransferase RlmN — translated: MPAPGELTFAVPRGVKKPPRHLADLSPAERKEAVAALGEKPFRAKQLSQHYFARFTDDPAAWTDIPAAARGKLADDLLPELMTVVRHASCDDGDTRKTLWRLFDGTLVESVLMRYPDRVTMCISSQAGCGMNCPFCATGQAGLDRNLSTAEIVHQIVAGMRSLRDGEVPGGPARLSNIVFMGMGEPLANYNRVIGAIRRLTDPEPDGIGLSQRGITVSTVGLVPAMYRFADEGFKCRLAVSLHAPDDELRDTLVPVNTRWKVREVLDAAWHYAEVSGRRISIEYALIRDINDQAWRADRLGRMLKNHRVHVNLIPLNPTPGSKWTASRPEDERAFVAALEAHGVPVTVRDTRGQEIDGACGQLAAAER
- a CDS encoding ABC transporter ATP-binding protein; its protein translation is MTTTTALLGIEAATVRFGARTALDAVDLEVAAHEIVCVLGPSGSGKSTLLRAVAGLQHLDGGRVLLDGADQTGVPAHRRGVGLMFQDHQLFPQRDVGGNVGFGPRMRREPRDRRERRVAELLDLVGLPGAGGRAVATLSGGEQQRVALARALAPEPRLLMLDEPLGQLDRSLRERLVVELRQLFRRLGTTVLAVTHDQGEAFALADRVVVMRDGRIAQSGTPLDVWQRPASEFVARFLGFDNIADGEVSGGTAVTEWGKVPVPDGTSEGVVRLMVRPGGVRLGPPEGALRCEVVARTFRGGHVGVLLRPERGPALDAECGLRDAPEVGAVVGATFVPQDVVVLTPP
- a CDS encoding thiamine ABC transporter substrate-binding protein, which encodes MNTIRRRAIGALVLATAGVTALAGCGSDSGSSGSSGTKGANSKTVTLVSHDSFAASKSVLAEFTKETGYTVKVLRGGDAGAAVNQAILTKGHPRGDVFFGVDNTLLSRALDNGLFDPYEAKGLDQVSADVQLDADKHRVTPIDSGDVCVNYDRAYFAAHHLAPPETFADLVKPEYKNMLVTENVATSSPGLAFLLGSAATFGDDGWQGYWKQLKANGVEVVDGWEQAYDDRFSGSSAGKKAKGDRPLVVSYASSPPAEVVGVSPEPAQSPVGVSTGTCFRQIEFAGLLHGAKNTEGGKALIDFLLSKEFQQDMPLQMYVDPVRRDAAEPELFTKYGARIDHPTTLAPEKIAAERDTWVKAWNSIVL
- a CDS encoding ABC transporter permease → MALPAAFFALFFAYPVATIVGRGLRQDGGWRLGRIGDVLGDGSIRHVLWFTCWQAAASTALTLAVALPGAYVFARLDFPGKRLLRAVVTVPFVLPTVVAGSAFLALLGHNGFTDALFGVRLDTSVWAILIAHVFFNYAVVVRTVGGLWAQLDPRQEEAARMLGASRFAAWRRVVLPALGPSVAAAGLMVFLFTFTSFGVIQVLGGPTYSTLEVEIYRQTAEMLDLPTAAVLTLVQLAAVVAILTVHAWTVRRRESALRLVDAARTAHRPRGRGEWALLGAVLAVIALLILLPLGVLAARSLDAPGGYGFGFYRALGSSGDGTFLVAPLETVWNSLRYAAVATVIALVIGGLAAAALTRRAGRFVRGFDALLMLPLGTSAVTVGFGFLITLDTPPLDLRDSWLLVPLAQALVGAPFVIRVMLPVLRAVDHRLRESAAVLGASPVKVWREVELPIVGRALGIAAGFAFAVSLGEFGATVFIARPDSPTLPVAVARLLGRAGEVNYGQAMALSTILMLVCAASLLILENLRTTAPTGEF
- a CDS encoding LOG family protein, with protein sequence MPESEEPSSVKRSGGREVGSLEEFDRVALGGSFAGCRVQSLDLTERTFALLVTDTSDAVFLGCPMEEQALVHIRAGGGLVFPPVPDLPFNPYRAAPYSPDELYAGLAESGYEGTPDALTYGWYRDTARGGDVFASMLRSIHDDAMSDTLDRHLRGARVVGVMGGHAMERGAPAYAGAARLGRELARAGLTVATGGGPGAMEAANFGAYAAPYDDVMLGKALNVLAGSPSFLPSVSAWADTAFAVRDRWPDGGPSYGLPTWHYGQEPSNAFASGIAKFFANATREDGLLSRCTAGVVFLPGAAGTVQEVFDAATPNYYGSLGGPVPLVLVDRAHWTTELPVWPLLEALARDRAMAGRIALVDSVTEVPGALARLTAA